Within Candidatus Thermoplasmatota archaeon, the genomic segment GACGAGCACCCTGCGCGCGAGCGCTTCGCGGAGGTCCACGTCAGGCCTCCCGGGCCCTCCGCACGATCTCCGCGCCGAGCGCGTTGTCGTTGATCGGGAGCACGTGCAGCCCGACCTTCGTGCGGATGCCGCGCGCCTTGAGCCCGTCCTTGAGCGAGGCCACCGTCTCGGCGACGACTTCGACGGACTCCCAGCCGGGGTCCTTCGCGTCCTTGAGGCGCGCCTGGACGGCGGCGGGAACCTTCACGTGCGGGATCTGTGTATGCATGAATTCCATCGTGCGGAGCGTCTTGAGCGGCGCGACGCCGACGAGCACGGGGACGTCCGCGAGCATGTCCGCGCCTTCCTCGAGGAACTTCAGGACCGGGTCCGCGTCCCACGTGATCTGCGTCTGGAAGAACTGGACGCCCGCGTCGATCTTCGCGCGAGCGTAGTGGACCTCCTGGTTGCGCCACGGGATGAGCGGCGCGCCGACGAAGAAGTCGACGGGCGGCACGGACTTCGGAGGCTTGGGCGCGTTCAGGCGGTTCGAATACCGGCCGGCGGCCATGGTCACGTCGGGGATGAGGTAGCCCTTCGCGAGATAGTGCTTGAGGCCGTGGATGAGCTCGATCGCGTTCAGCGAGTCGACGCGCTTCTCCTCCGGGTAGTCGCCCTCTTTCGGGTGGTCGCCCGTCATGACGGCGACGTTGCGGAGGCCGAGGGCGTGCGCGCCGAAGAGCCAGCGCTGGATGCCGGGAAGCGTGTCGTCGCGGCACGTCACGTGCGGGATGACGTCCACGCCGAGGTCGAGGAGGAGATGCCCGAACGCCGCGGGGTCCACGCGCACGCGGGCGCTGGGATTGTTCGTGACGTTGAGCGCGGCGAGGTCGCCGATGCAGGGGAGGTTGCGGACATCGTCGATGTGCTTCGCGACGTCGGCGCCGCGCGGCGAGATGACCTCGTAGGTGATCGGGAAGCGGTCCGACCGGACGCGCTCGCTGAACGGGCGGACGCTCAACGCGCGCCCCCGAACCGCGTGAGATCCTCGACCTTGTCGAGGCGCTCCCACGGAAGGTCGAGGTCCGTGCGGCCGAAGTGGCCGTACGCCGCGACCTGGCGGTAGAGCGGGCGGCGGAGCCCGAGCGCGCGGATGAGGCCGCCGGGGCTGAAGTCGAAGGTCTTCCGCACGATCTTCTCGAGCTCCTCGTCCGTCGCCTTGCCGGTGCCGAACGTCTCGACGTTCACGCTCACGGGCTCATGGTGTCCGATCGAGTACGCGAGCTGGATCTGGCATCGCTTCGCGAGGCCGGCCGCCACAACGTTCTTCGCGGCCCATCGCGCGCCGTAGGCGGCCGAGCGGTCGACCTTCGTCGGGTCCTTGCCCGAGAACGCGCCGCCGCCGTGCGGGGCCGCGC encodes:
- a CDS encoding methylenetetrahydrofolate reductase encodes the protein MSVRPFSERVRSDRFPITYEVISPRGADVAKHIDDVRNLPCIGDLAALNVTNNPSARVRVDPAAFGHLLLDLGVDVIPHVTCRDDTLPGIQRWLFGAHALGLRNVAVMTGDHPKEGDYPEEKRVDSLNAIELIHGLKHYLAKGYLIPDVTMAAGRYSNRLNAPKPPKSVPPVDFFVGAPLIPWRNQEVHYARAKIDAGVQFFQTQITWDADPVLKFLEEGADMLADVPVLVGVAPLKTLRTMEFMHTQIPHVKVPAAVQARLKDAKDPGWESVEVVAETVASLKDGLKARGIRTKVGLHVLPINDNALGAEIVRRAREA